Proteins co-encoded in one Desulfuromonas sp. genomic window:
- a CDS encoding YchJ family metal-binding protein has protein sequence MKVGRNDPCACGSGRKFKKCCMNLTGSPGTRSDLAPSELVLARREAFDRGDFAYIYDTYHPDSMFRQQFPDRQEYLRYGASSLAADYRILECRILREEIAEDAARVLFLLASEYGGQRVESLELSRFLRTGKGWRYHSSQKMTRDEYPGKIEDIGWDDFDRGKDKVFF, from the coding sequence ATGAAGGTTGGACGAAACGATCCCTGCGCCTGCGGCAGCGGGCGCAAATTCAAAAAATGCTGCATGAATCTCACCGGCAGTCCCGGCACCCGGTCGGACCTTGCCCCCTCGGAGCTTGTCCTTGCGAGGCGGGAGGCCTTCGACCGGGGGGACTTCGCCTATATCTACGACACCTATCATCCCGATTCGATGTTCCGTCAGCAGTTCCCCGACCGCCAGGAGTACCTGCGCTACGGGGCAAGCTCGCTGGCGGCCGACTACCGTATCCTTGAATGCCGCATTCTCCGCGAGGAGATTGCCGAGGATGCGGCCCGGGTCCTTTTCCTTCTCGCATCCGAGTATGGCGGACAGAGGGTCGAAAGCCTGGAACTCTCCCGTTTTCTTCGCACCGGCAAGGGGTGGCGCTATCATTCCAGCCAGAAGATGACCCGGGACGAGTATCCCGGCAAGATAGAGGACATCGGCTGGGACGACTTCGACAGGGGCAAGGACAAGGTCTTTTTCTGA
- a CDS encoding WbuC family cupin fold metalloprotein, producing the protein MRIIDEQLLKDLADQARRTPRRRKNLNLHTSYGDPCQRLLNALEPDTYVRPHRHLTPPKPESFVALRGRMALLIFDEGGAVADVVLFGAGGPVLGADIPPGVWHSIVCLERGSVFFEAKPGPYEPLSDKDFAPWAPEEGRPESGEYLAFMRRAVDEMPGPGKAPDSCA; encoded by the coding sequence ATGCGGATCATCGATGAACAACTTCTGAAGGATCTGGCCGACCAGGCCCGCCGAACCCCCCGGAGACGGAAGAACCTCAACCTGCACACCAGCTACGGCGACCCCTGCCAGCGACTTCTGAACGCTCTGGAGCCCGACACCTATGTCCGGCCTCACCGACACCTGACTCCTCCCAAGCCCGAATCCTTCGTCGCACTGCGGGGGAGAATGGCACTTCTGATTTTCGATGAAGGCGGCGCCGTCGCGGACGTGGTCCTGTTCGGGGCCGGAGGCCCCGTCCTGGGTGCCGACATCCCTCCCGGGGTCTGGCACTCCATTGTCTGCCTTGAGAGGGGGTCGGTCTTTTTCGAGGCCAAGCCGGGGCCTTACGAACCCCTGTCGGACAAGGATTTCGCTCCCTGGGCGCCGGAGGAGGGGAGGCCCGAATCCGGGGAATATCTTGCCTTCATGCGGCGGGCCGTCGACGAGATGCCCGGCCCGGGGAAAGCCCCGGATTCCTGCGCATGA
- a CDS encoding sodium-dependent transporter yields MADQRAGRAHWASRFGFVLAAAGSAIGLGNIWKFPYITGQNGGGAFVLVYLGCIVVVGLPIMMAEFLIGRHGQRDAVGSFVALEGKGSPWCLVGWGGVAASFIVLSFYAVVAGWSFDYVVKSAMGTFPGRSAGEINALFGGLVSSPLQVVFWQGFFVAATVSIVLGGIRGGIERWSKVLMPVLFMLLVLLFVRGMLSPGAGAALDFMFRPDFGRLTPQALLDALGHAFFTLSLGAGTMITYGSYLHPKSDLFSLSVRITVLDTLVALLSGLAIFSVVFAAGLEPAAGPGLVFQTIPIVFASLPFGSLLAFVFFVLLAFAALSSSISMLEVSVAYLIDEKGWGRKRSTFLIGSLAFLVGLPSALSFNVWAQVTPLFGKTFFDLMDVLVSSYMFPLGGLFVALYAGWFWKGEGEKEELLGGRHRAWLFPLWHFLLRYVAPSAVLLILLNQIGVF; encoded by the coding sequence ATGGCTGATCAACGCGCCGGCCGCGCCCATTGGGCGAGCCGCTTCGGATTCGTCCTGGCCGCGGCTGGGAGCGCCATCGGGCTCGGGAACATCTGGAAGTTCCCTTACATCACGGGGCAGAACGGGGGCGGAGCCTTCGTCCTCGTCTACCTCGGGTGCATCGTCGTCGTCGGTCTGCCCATCATGATGGCCGAGTTCCTCATCGGGCGGCACGGCCAGCGGGACGCCGTCGGCTCCTTTGTTGCCCTGGAAGGCAAAGGCAGCCCCTGGTGCCTGGTCGGCTGGGGGGGGGTGGCAGCCTCTTTCATCGTCCTCTCCTTCTATGCCGTGGTTGCCGGGTGGAGCTTCGACTACGTGGTCAAGTCGGCCATGGGGACCTTCCCTGGACGGAGCGCCGGGGAGATCAACGCCCTGTTCGGGGGGCTCGTCTCCTCGCCCCTGCAGGTTGTCTTCTGGCAGGGGTTCTTCGTTGCAGCGACCGTCTCCATCGTACTCGGCGGCATCCGCGGGGGGATCGAGCGCTGGAGCAAGGTCCTCATGCCGGTCCTCTTCATGCTCCTTGTGTTGCTCTTTGTTCGGGGCATGCTCTCCCCCGGCGCCGGCGCCGCCCTCGACTTCATGTTCCGGCCTGATTTCGGCCGGCTGACGCCGCAGGCTCTCCTCGACGCCCTCGGCCACGCGTTCTTCACCCTGTCCCTCGGTGCGGGAACCATGATCACCTACGGTTCCTACCTTCATCCCAAATCCGATCTTTTTTCCCTCTCGGTTCGGATCACCGTTCTCGACACCCTGGTGGCCCTGCTGTCGGGCCTGGCCATCTTTTCCGTGGTCTTTGCCGCGGGCCTCGAACCGGCCGCCGGTCCGGGCCTGGTCTTCCAGACCATTCCCATCGTCTTCGCCTCGCTTCCCTTCGGCTCCCTGCTGGCCTTTGTATTTTTTGTTCTGCTGGCCTTCGCCGCCCTGTCCTCCTCCATCTCCATGCTCGAGGTCTCGGTGGCCTATCTCATCGACGAGAAGGGCTGGGGCCGAAAGAGGTCCACCTTCCTGATAGGCAGCCTGGCCTTTCTGGTCGGACTGCCCTCGGCCCTTTCCTTCAACGTCTGGGCGCAGGTCACCCCCCTGTTCGGCAAAACCTTTTTTGACCTGATGGATGTCCTTGTCTCCTCCTACATGTTCCCCTTGGGCGGACTGTTCGTCGCTCTTTACGCAGGCTGGTTCTGGAAGGGGGAGGGGGAGAAGGAAGAACTGCTCGGCGGAAGGCACAGGGCTTGGCTTTTCCCCCTCTGGCACTTTCTTCTGCGGTATGTCGCCCCGTCTGCCGTTCTGTTGATCCTGCTTAATCAGATCGGTGTGTTTTGA
- a CDS encoding thioesterase family protein, producing the protein MEGYRFTLPYIVRVADVNYGGHAANSAVLNFFQDARIAYLARIGPYDELDIGEGCGIILPEAHVRYLAEMFLGDRLEIGVKVEEVRNSSFVMRYRIERDGEVSGEGTTSLVCLDYRARKARRLPKTFRSALLDFEGSEGMVNGAGGPDSF; encoded by the coding sequence ATGGAGGGGTATCGTTTCACTCTGCCCTACATCGTACGGGTCGCCGACGTCAACTACGGCGGTCATGCCGCCAACTCGGCCGTTCTCAATTTTTTCCAGGACGCTCGCATCGCTTATCTGGCCCGAATCGGCCCCTATGACGAGTTGGATATCGGAGAGGGCTGCGGGATCATCCTTCCCGAGGCCCATGTGCGTTACCTTGCGGAGATGTTTCTTGGCGACCGCTTGGAGATCGGGGTCAAGGTTGAGGAAGTGCGCAACTCGTCCTTCGTCATGCGCTACAGGATCGAAAGGGATGGCGAGGTCAGCGGAGAGGGGACAACGTCACTGGTCTGCCTCGATTACCGGGCCCGGAAGGCGAGAAGGCTTCCCAAAACGTTCCGGAGCGCATTGCTGGATTTCGAGGGCAGTGAGGGAATGGTAAACGGGGCGGGCGGCCCGGACTCTTTTTGA